A genomic stretch from Komagataeibacter xylinus includes:
- the pstB gene encoding phosphate ABC transporter ATP-binding protein PstB, with amino-acid sequence MNTLTMDNRPVQAQSAPAIAIRNLDFWYGENHALRGISLDFPTRQVTGMIGPSGCGKSTLLRILNRMYDLYPGQRAMGEVLFDGRNILSPGIDVNVLRSRIGMVFQKPTPFPMSIYDNIAFGVRLHERLSRTEMDQRVENVLRRVALWGEVKDRLNASAAALSGGQQQRLCIARTIATRPEIILLDEPTSALDPISTARIEELLDELKQEFSIAIVTHNLQQAARCADRVAFFYMGELVEVDTADKMFTAPHEKRTQDYITGRFG; translated from the coding sequence ATGAACACCCTCACCATGGATAACAGGCCCGTGCAAGCCCAGTCCGCCCCGGCGATTGCCATCCGCAACCTCGATTTCTGGTACGGCGAGAACCACGCGCTGCGCGGCATCTCGCTTGACTTCCCCACCCGGCAGGTGACCGGCATGATCGGTCCTTCAGGCTGTGGCAAGTCAACGCTGCTGCGCATCCTCAACCGGATGTATGACCTCTATCCGGGTCAGCGCGCCATGGGCGAGGTGCTGTTCGATGGCCGCAACATTCTCTCGCCCGGCATCGACGTGAACGTGCTGCGCTCGCGCATTGGTATGGTGTTCCAGAAACCCACGCCTTTCCCCATGTCGATCTATGACAACATCGCCTTTGGCGTGCGTCTGCACGAGCGCCTGTCACGCACCGAGATGGACCAGCGCGTGGAAAACGTGCTGCGTCGCGTGGCGCTGTGGGGCGAGGTCAAGGACCGGCTCAATGCCTCCGCCGCAGCCCTTTCGGGCGGACAGCAGCAGCGCCTGTGCATTGCGCGCACGATTGCAACCCGGCCTGAAATCATCCTGCTTGATGAGCCGACCAGCGCGCTCGACCCGATCTCGACCGCGCGGATCGAGGAACTGCTTGATGAACTCAAGCAGGAATTCTCGATTGCCATCGTCACCCACAACCTCCAGCAGGCAGCCCGCTGCGCGGATCGCGTGGCCTTTTTCTACATGGGCGAACTGGTTGAAGTGGACACGGCGGACAAGATGTTCACCGCGCCGCATGAAAAGCGCACCCAGGATTACATTACCGGCCGCTTCGGTTGA
- the pstA gene encoding phosphate ABC transporter permease PstA produces the protein MSAQKVQAGARDGWQRGGAQAVRRRIVERLVNVLCAIATVVVLFLLFSILWTLVTRGAAGLSLSTFLHSTAAPGSGGGLANAIVGSCEQTLLAALLGTPIGMLTGIYLSEFSHDGKIVSFVRFVSDMMLSVPSILVGLFVYLVVVEPAGHFSGIAGTLALAILFIPIVVRTTEDMLHLVPRAMREAAYALGAPGWRVIVSICLRAARGGIMTGILLALARISGETAPLLFTSLGNLNWSTNLNAPMASLPVTIYQYAGSAYDDWVQMAWTGALLITVAVLATNIFARWWLSRNGTASS, from the coding sequence ATGTCAGCCCAGAAAGTACAGGCCGGGGCCCGGGACGGGTGGCAGCGCGGTGGCGCGCAGGCCGTGCGGCGCAGGATTGTCGAGCGCCTGGTCAACGTGCTGTGCGCCATAGCCACCGTGGTTGTCCTGTTCCTGCTGTTTTCCATTTTATGGACGCTGGTCACGCGGGGGGCGGCAGGGCTGTCGCTTTCAACCTTCCTGCACAGCACGGCGGCGCCCGGCAGTGGCGGGGGGCTTGCCAACGCCATTGTGGGCAGTTGCGAGCAGACCCTGCTTGCCGCCCTGCTCGGCACGCCCATTGGCATGCTGACCGGCATCTACCTGTCGGAATTCAGCCATGACGGGAAGATTGTCTCGTTCGTGCGCTTCGTGTCGGACATGATGTTGTCGGTCCCTTCCATCCTTGTCGGGCTGTTCGTCTATCTGGTGGTGGTGGAGCCTGCGGGGCATTTCTCGGGCATTGCGGGCACGCTGGCGCTTGCCATCCTGTTCATCCCCATCGTGGTGCGCACGACCGAAGACATGCTGCACCTCGTGCCCCGCGCCATGCGTGAGGCCGCCTACGCGCTGGGCGCGCCGGGCTGGCGGGTGATCGTGAGCATCTGCCTGCGCGCGGCGCGTGGCGGCATCATGACCGGCATCCTGCTTGCACTGGCCCGCATCTCGGGTGAGACGGCGCCGCTGCTCTTCACCTCGCTTGGCAACCTGAACTGGTCCACCAACCTCAACGCGCCGATGGCGAGCCTGCCTGTCACCATCTATCAATATGCCGGTTCGGCCTATGATGACTGGGTGCAGATGGCCTGGACCGGCGCGCTGCTGATTACGGTTGCGGTGCTGGCAACCAACATCTTCGCCCGCTGGTGGCTCTCGCGTAATGGAACCGCATCATCATGA
- the pstC gene encoding phosphate ABC transporter permease subunit PstC produces MMEVPSTTAGPGAAVSGRNAGGNVGDIAFGVLARLAGWSILLVMAGIIIVLVSGGWQAFSTFGPGFITSKAWNPISHNFGAATSIFGTLITTVVALVFAVPFAFGVAFWLVEMAPPALARVIETAVQLLAAVPSIIFGMWGFFIVVPFMAHYVEPVATRYLGHVPGIGLLFRGAPYGTGLLTGGLILAIMVTPFICSVMADVFVSIPAVLKESAFGLGATRWEVMRKVVLPWSRQAVMGGIMLGTGRALGETMAVTFVIGNSNRLGWSLFAPGNTIASLIALEFPESSAGSLKLSALLALGAILMVISFITLACSRMFLQRGIKN; encoded by the coding sequence ATGATGGAAGTGCCATCCACCACCGCAGGCCCCGGCGCGGCCGTCTCCGGGCGCAACGCAGGGGGCAATGTCGGTGATATCGCCTTTGGCGTGCTGGCCCGGCTGGCCGGGTGGTCCATCCTGCTGGTCATGGCGGGCATCATCATCGTGCTGGTCAGCGGGGGGTGGCAGGCGTTCTCCACCTTCGGGCCGGGGTTCATCACCAGCAAGGCGTGGAACCCCATTTCACATAATTTTGGCGCGGCGACATCGATTTTTGGCACGCTGATCACAACGGTCGTGGCCCTTGTATTTGCCGTGCCCTTCGCCTTTGGCGTGGCCTTCTGGCTGGTTGAAATGGCGCCACCTGCACTCGCCCGCGTGATCGAGACGGCCGTGCAGCTTCTGGCCGCCGTGCCCTCCATCATCTTCGGCATGTGGGGGTTCTTCATCGTGGTGCCGTTCATGGCGCATTATGTCGAACCCGTGGCCACGCGCTACCTTGGTCATGTGCCGGGCATCGGGCTGCTGTTCCGGGGTGCGCCCTATGGCACGGGCCTGCTGACCGGCGGACTCATCCTGGCCATCATGGTCACGCCCTTCATCTGCTCGGTCATGGCCGATGTGTTCGTCTCCATCCCCGCCGTGCTGAAGGAAAGCGCCTTTGGCCTGGGGGCAACGCGGTGGGAGGTCATGCGCAAGGTGGTGCTGCCGTGGTCGCGGCAGGCGGTGATGGGCGGCATCATGCTGGGCACGGGCCGTGCCCTGGGCGAGACGATGGCCGTGACCTTTGTCATTGGCAACAGCAACCGGCTGGGCTGGTCGCTGTTCGCGCCGGGCAACACCATCGCCTCGCTGATCGCGCTTGAATTCCCCGAAAGTTCGGCCGGCAGCCTCAAGCTCTCGGCGCTGCTGGCGCTGGGCGCGATCCTGATGGTCATTTCATTCATTACCTTGGCCTGCTCGCGCATGTTCCTCCAGCGCGGCATAAAGAACTAG
- a CDS encoding inorganic phosphate transporter, giving the protein MLHFAPYSTFSILALVVCFALVCIFEFVNGFHDTANAVATVIYTKSLKPRTAVIWSGLMNFVGVVLGGISVAYGLVELLPADVLSPPNGDPAVPMLIALFGTALAWNLFTWWFGIPNSSSHCVIGALIGIAIGDALLHTRAIGNSVDWSQIWKILRALAISPLLGLIGAGGLYFIIKRLVHDPELYQPPQGDRPTRGWVRGLLILTCTGVSFSHGSNDGQKSIGLIMLTIIGILPATFALAPDSKPQIGHIAQYATDAAPLITQYDHDGLREEAIASVNRLTQTTPDAVVPSQLRADLYEVVAGLKAVSLNTQASAHDRATAKTLSNQMRRVVEYAPWWVRLLSALCLGIGTMIGYKRIVHTLGEKIGNTHLTPAQGASAELVGAGLIATAGYTGLPVSTTHIITAGIAGTMLGSGSGINRGMLVKIALAWVFTLPVTITIAASLFYVLSW; this is encoded by the coding sequence ATGCTTCATTTTGCACCCTATTCAACTTTTTCCATCCTGGCGCTGGTCGTGTGCTTCGCGCTGGTGTGCATATTCGAATTCGTCAACGGTTTTCATGATACGGCCAACGCGGTTGCCACCGTCATCTATACCAAATCGCTAAAGCCGCGCACCGCCGTGATCTGGTCGGGGCTGATGAACTTCGTGGGCGTGGTGCTTGGCGGCATCAGCGTGGCCTACGGGCTTGTTGAACTGCTGCCCGCCGATGTGCTCTCGCCGCCCAATGGCGACCCGGCCGTGCCCATGCTCATTGCCCTGTTTGGCACGGCGCTGGCATGGAACCTGTTTACCTGGTGGTTCGGCATTCCCAATTCCAGCTCGCACTGCGTCATTGGCGCGCTGATTGGCATTGCCATTGGCGATGCGCTGCTGCACACGCGTGCAATCGGCAACAGCGTTGACTGGTCACAGATCTGGAAGATTTTGCGCGCGCTGGCCATCTCGCCGCTGCTGGGGCTGATTGGCGCGGGCGGGCTGTATTTCATCATCAAGCGCCTGGTGCATGACCCCGAACTCTATCAGCCGCCGCAGGGCGACAGGCCGACACGCGGCTGGGTGCGCGGCCTGCTGATCCTGACCTGCACCGGTGTGAGCTTCTCGCACGGCAGCAATGACGGGCAGAAAAGCATCGGCCTGATCATGCTGACCATCATCGGCATCCTGCCCGCAACCTTTGCCCTTGCCCCTGACAGCAAGCCCCAGATCGGCCATATTGCCCAATATGCCACCGATGCGGCCCCCCTGATCACGCAATACGACCATGACGGCCTGCGTGAGGAAGCCATCGCCTCGGTCAACCGCCTGACCCAGACCACGCCCGATGCGGTCGTGCCCTCGCAACTGCGCGCCGACCTGTATGAGGTCGTGGCCGGGCTGAAGGCGGTCTCGCTCAACACGCAGGCTTCCGCCCATGACCGCGCCACCGCCAAGACCCTGAGCAACCAGATGCGCCGGGTGGTGGAATACGCGCCGTGGTGGGTGCGCCTGCTCAGCGCGCTGTGCCTGGGCATTGGCACCATGATTGGCTACAAGCGCATCGTGCATACGCTGGGCGAGAAGATCGGCAATACGCACCTCACCCCCGCGCAGGGTGCCTCGGCCGAGCTGGTGGGCGCGGGCCTGATCGCAACGGCGGGCTATACCGGCCTGCCGGTCAGCACCACGCACATCATTACCGCCGGCATTGCGGGCACCATGCTCGGCTCGGGCTCGGGCATCAACCGGGGCATGCTGGTCAAGATTGCGCTGGCATGGGTCTTTACCCTGCCTGTCACCATCACCATCGCCGCCAGCCTGTTCTACGTGCTGAGCTGGTAA